In Aegilops tauschii subsp. strangulata cultivar AL8/78 chromosome 3, Aet v6.0, whole genome shotgun sequence, one genomic interval encodes:
- the LOC141020692 gene encoding uncharacterized protein encodes MALVPHGGGGGAMALQLSPLTTTNYIAWATKAEAILDAQGRWSAVAPAEGKEVDAGKSKTSRVAMLGALPKNLLMQVATKTTAKEVWDSLEVRFVGADRVRAARLGTLRGELDRLWMDNGEELDDYAGKVSGMARYAMLGSTIDDSAMVKKLLDTVPDGLYAAVAGIEQFCNVEEMVFEEVLGRLKAFEERTRRRVRAGGERADGQLMMTAAQWAARERRQGGRGFGDHDNDGTASTSSGYRGKRRGHCYKCGEHAHIRRECPQLRKGPAAEQALLADANVDDDGLLC; translated from the coding sequence ATGGCGCTCGTTCCTCACGGCGGTGGTGGCGGGGCGATGGCGTTGCAGCTGTCGCCGCTGACGACGACGAACTACATCGCCTGGGCCACCAAGGCGGAGGCTATCCTTGATGCCCAAGGGCGGTGGAGTGCGGTGGCTCCGGCGGAGGGCAAGGAGGTCGACGCCGGGAAGAGCAAGACGTCGCGGGTGGCGATGCTGGGCGCGCTGCCGAAGAACTTGCTGATGCAGGTGGCGACGAAGACCACGGCGAAGGAGGTATGGGACTCCCTCGAAGTGCGCTTCGTCGGCGCCGATCGGGTGCgggcggcgaggctcgggacGCTGCGCGGTGAGTTGGATCGCCTGTGGATGGACAACGGTGAGGAGCTGGACGACTACGCCGGGAAGGTCAGTGGCATGGCGAGGTACGCGATGCTCGGGTCGACGATCGACGACAGCGCCATGGTGAAGAAGTTGCTCGACACTGTGCCGGACGGCCTGTACGCCGCGGTGGCCGGAATCGAGCAATTCTGCAACGTGGAGGAGATGGTGTTCGAGGAGGTgctcgggcggctcaaggcgTTCGAGGAGCGGACGCGGCGACGCGTGCGGGCCGGCGGCGAGCGCGCGGACGGTCAGCTGATGATGACAGCGGCACAGTGGGCGGCTCGGGAGCGACGGCAAGGCGGACGCGGCTTCGGCGACCACGACAACGACGGTACGGCGAGCACATCGTCAGGCTACAGAGGGAAGCGTCGTGGACACTGCTACAAATGCGGGGAGCACGCGCACATCCGGCGCGAGTGCCCGCAGCTCCGGAAAGGACCGGCGGCGGAGCAGGCTCTCTTGGCTGACGCCAACGTCGACGACGACGGACTCCTCTGCTAG